A stretch of the Hydra vulgaris chromosome 09, alternate assembly HydraT2T_AEP genome encodes the following:
- the LOC136084906 gene encoding uncharacterized protein LOC136084906, with product MLKDISEFKESIDFQEEISMKRISETNKRIDEVEKLYNEKTLLDSNNESNFLKDIKKKLVDLENRSRRNNLRIDGVKELPDESWEDSTKIVKKIFSEKLQINKEIIIERAHRSGSIKSGKEQSIVLKLLNFNDKKLNSKKLRGTGVFINEDFAKETMEKRKKLWDEVIKLRKEECK from the coding sequence ATGTTAAAAGATATCAGTGAATTTAAAGAGAGTATTGATTTCCAAGAGGAGATTTCAATGAAGAGGATATCAGAAACTAACAAACGCATAGACGAAGTTGAAAAATTATACAATGAAAAAACACTTCTTGATTCGAATAAcgaatcaaattttttgaaagatataaaaaaaaagttagtagaTCTCGAAAACCGATCCCGAAGAAACAATTTGCGAATAGATGGTGTTAAAGAACTGCCTGATGAATCTTGGGAAGATagtacaaaaattgttaaaaaaatattttctgaaaaactccaaattaataaagaaattataatcGAAAGAGCGCACAGATCAGGGTCAATAAAGTCAGGAAAAGAGcaatcaattgttttaaaacttttaaatttcaatgataaaaagctaaactcaaaaaaactaCGCGGAACAGGTGTGTTTATTAACGAAGACTTTGCAAAGGAAACAATGGAAAAACGTAAAAAACTCTGGGATGAAGTGATTAAATTGAGAAAAGAAG